The DNA sequence CTTTTCAGGCCGCCCGACACGTGTGCCGATGTAGGTGGGGGCCTTCTTCATTATTCTGACCGGGGAGACCCTGTTCAGTGCCTCCACAGTATCAGATGAATCCTCAAGGGGCTTCCTGAGGGTCTTTATAAGTGCATGGGCGTCATCATGCCCTATAACTACCCTGGAATCCTTCACCCTGTGAGGGACCCCAAGGATCTCCAGTATCCTCTTCTCTGGTCTGAGCTCAAGAACTAGTTCATCCTCCAGCTGTGAGGTGTTAAGCCACTCCCTGAGCATGTTGAGTTCCCTGACGGTCACATCATGATAGAAGTAGGTGTAGCGTGGATGCAGGGGTACATCGTATTCCTCTGAAATCCTGAAGGCATCCCCGGCACTCACCTCCAGTTCATTCCAGCGGGTCCTGTAGTATGATAGGTTGAGGGGGTCGTCCCCGGGATATTTAGGGGATGAGAGGATGGTCTGTATCCACCACTCCTCACACCAGCCCGCCGGCATCAGGACGTGGTTGTTCCTTAAAAATTCACCGAAGGCCACCAGCATATCACCGAGGAAGAGTATCTCCTCAACCTCTGACCTGACCCGGGACGCGGTTTCAGCATCCTCAATCCGTATAACGTCACCGTTCCTGAGTTTGACCACAGGCCCATCTATTGTGTCGACCGGGACCACACAGTTACCCTTACCTGGCCTTTCGATTTTCATCTGGGTCCCGACGGCCAGAAACTGGAGGAGCTCCATTGTGGCAGGGTGCACCCCCATGGCTGCAAGGCCGGTGTTACGGGCCCTCCCGTACCTCAAACGGAAGGCACCCTTCTCTGAGGGGTAGGCAAGGACGGGTCTTCCACCTATTATATCCTCAACGTATTTACTGTCTGCCTTCACAACAACCTTTTCCTCTCCTTCACCCTTCTTGGGTGCCTTTGAGAACTTTTCAAGCCAGTCCCAGCCCTCAAGTTTCAGCTGCTTGGCGTACTTGAGGACCTTGGGTGCCTTCTGTATAACCCCCTCAACCATGGCCAGGAGGGCGCCCCCACGGATGTTGTTTGTTTCAACCCTTTCAAGGTCCCTGTGGGACACCTCCACCTTATCCGTGGGTTCCCCTGTCACCTCAACAGGGATTTTGCTGGCTGCAAGGCGCACCTCATCGGGCTTCGGTGAGTACTGGAGGTTCGTGACCTCTGATTCATAGAGTTCAACCTCCTCAACGTACCTTTCAATCTCCCTCTCTACTGGTTTGTACCTGTCCAGGCCCACAGCCAGGCGTATGTAATCTGCTATGAGGACTGAGAGGGCTGCGGCTGTACCCCCGGCGCTCCTGATGGGCCCTGCGAAGTACACTGCCAGGTACCGGGATTTGTCGAAGTTCTCCTTTATCCTGACCCTGGCTATACCCTCAAGGGGCGCTGCAACCACACCCTCAGTGAGTATTGCAAGGGCTGTCCTCAGGGCCTGATCTGCCAGTTTTTCCCTCTCCTCGGGATCATCGTCGGGAACAGCCTGGGAGGCTATCTCAGCCGCGATCTGGAATGCAACCTCCTCACGTCCCCTGTCACCTTCAAGTTCCTTTATTCTCCTGGCTATTCCCTCGGGACCAACAAGCCCCTCAACACGTTCAGCAAGGTCCTTGGCAAGCGGTATCTCAGGGGTGGTGCTTACATCAAGCCCCCTGGCCCTCGCCTTTCTTGCGATCTCATAGAGGCGTTCTGTCTCCCTTTCAAGCTCATTGAAGTAGTCCATCATGATACATCACACATAAACCTGAACTCCATTGAATTGTCTCTCAGTAATCTGGAGGTCCTTCAGTTTCAGCTAGTGAAACTTATATTATATGGTATCTGCAGAGATATAATAAGCTTTATACATCAAACTTATGGTGATTTTTCATGGCAAAGAAGGATAAGAAGACACTTCCACCCAGCGGTGCAGGTCTTGTAAGGTACTTTGAAGAGGAGACGAAGGGACCGAAACTCACACCGGAACAGGTAGTTGTGATGAGCATAATACTGGCAGTGTTCTGCCTTGTACTCAGATTTTCGGGATGATCAAGGAGTGTTAAGATGGCCATTCATCCAGTTGAATTCAGGTACGGGACACCTGAAATGAGGGTTATCTGGGAGGCTGAAAATAAGCTCCAGAAGATGCTTGACGTTGAGGCGGCCCTTGCACAGGCAGAGGGCGAACTTGGAATCATACCTGCTGAAGCGGCCTCTGAGATAGTCAGGAAGGCCAGCACAGAATTTGTAACCCTTGAAAGGGTTAATGAGATTGAGAGGGACACAAAGCATGATATTGCATCCCTTGTAAAGGCCCTTGCAGAGCAGTGTGAGGGTGACGCAGGGGAATATGTGCACTTCGGTGCAACATCCAATGACATTGTTGACACATCCAATTCCCTGCTTCTCAGGGACTCAATCTCGGTTCTCAGGGATAAACTCACCAGGGTACTTGAGGTTCTCCTTGCTCTGGCGGATGAAAACAGGGACAGGGTCTGCATCGGAAGGACCCATGGACAGCACGCCCTCCCAACCACCTATGGCATGAAATTCGCCATCTGGGCAGATGAGATCCACCGGCAGCTGGAGCGCCTTGATGCGTGCAGTGAAAGGCTCTGTGTCGGGATGATGACAGGAGCCGTCGGAACCACAGCGGCCCTGGGGGAGGAGGGCCTGGAGGTCCATGAGAGGGTCTCAGAGATACTGGGACTCAGACCGGTCCTGATATCCAACCAGGTCGTCCAGAGGGATAACCATGCAGAGTTCATAATGGTCCTTGCCAACATAGCCACAACCCTTGATAAGATAGCCCTCGAGATCAGGAACCTTCAGAGGACAGAGATAATGGAGGTTGGAGAGAAATTTGACCCTGAGAAACAGGTGGGCAGCAGTACCATGCCTCATAAGATGAACCCAATAACTGCAGAGAGGATATGTGGTATTGCGCGTGTTATAAGGTCCTATGTTGTCGCGGCCCTGGAGAACAACCCATTATGGCATGAGAGGGACCTCACAAATTCATCATCCGAACGCATAATCCTTCCTGAGGCATGCATCCTCACGGACTACATACTTAAACTGACACTGGATGTCCTCTGCAACCTCGTCTTCTACCCTGAGAATATTAAGAGGAACCTTGAATTCACAGGAGGCCTGATAATGGCGGAGAGGCTCATGGCTGAGCTAACAAGGAGGGGCATGGGTCGGCAGACAGCATATGCAGCTGTGCGCCAGTGTGCCATTGAGGCCAGCAGGACAGGAAGAAGCCTAAGGGATGTGGTCCTTGAGAGGTCCGAGATCATGGATTACCTTACAGTGGAGGACCTTGAGGAGATAATGAACCCTGAGACCTACATCGGATCAGCCAGGAGGATGGTTGAGAGGGTCCTTGAGGAATCACAAAAATGGCTCTGATCGGTCTGGAAGACGCATATTCTTCTTAATACCTCAAAAAAATCTTCTCATAAATTTTTTATATGTCCTGTCACCATAAATCATTATGGTGATAAGATGGAGTTAAAAGAAATAAAGTCTGTGAGGGTTGTTCCCTACACAATAATGAACTCCTCCATAGGGGCGATATGGGCATTCATATTCGCTCTCCTGATCCTTATATTCGCTGGGGCAATTTCATCTGCCCTTCCAGCCGAATTAAGGTCTCTTGGGGGGATAATTACTGGCATATCCGTCGTTGGACTGGTGGTCCTGCCGGTGGGTGTATTTCTGCTCAGCATCGTGGAATCTTTTCTGAGGGCATACATTTACAATGGACTGACACCACGCCTTGGAGGCATCAAGCTTGCTCTGACAGGTATGGAGAAGGTGGAGTCCTTTGACATCGTGAGCACATCACTGATACTCTCTGCGGTGACAGCGCTTCTGAACCTCATATACCAGCTTTTAGCAGCCCCTCTCCAGTGGATATTCTTCAACACCGTGGCTAACATTGCAAAGACAGTTGAACCATCGGCTGTATCAAGCATGGCTGCGGTTGGATCTGCAACGGCACTCGGGACTGTCATAAACATCGTGTTAACACCGGTAATGACCTTCATAGCATCCTTCGTGATAATTGCCATAGGACTCCTCCTCTACAACTTCCTGGCACCCAGGATAACACCCATAAAACTGAAACTCAGCGATTTCGGTGAGGGCCTTGTGAGTATAGATGGGATAGAGGCCATACCACTTGGACTCATAACCGGGTCAATCGCTGCGGTCCTTGGTTTGATAGTGGGGCTAATAGCACTGATCATTTTAGCCATTGCAGGGGAGTACACTGCAGGTATCCTCATACTTGTGGCTTTAACAGTCGGCGCATTCATCTGGGCATTCATAGCATATGCAGTCACAGCCCTCTTCTACAATGTACTGGCACCAAGGATAGGCGCAGTTCAGATAAGGCTCGACTAGGGGCTTTATTCCCAATTAATTTTTTTCTTTCTGCCAAAAACAGAGAGGATGATGCAGAGCCCCTTAATTTCCCTCTATACGAACAGTTCCACGATATGAATGCCTTATTAAATGAATAATATAATAATAATTATTTAAACCCTTATAAAGGTGTTATTAATCAGCCGATGATTTTTAAGGGGGGCGCGGCACCTTTAATATGGGTGGTGAACATAAAATTACTCAGACATTAGATTCTATAAGGAGTTGTATGGTGATCCTGTGATTGATGATTCACGTCTTCTGGCTGCAATGCCAACAAAGGCAGAAACATGTGTACTGAAAAATAATGGTGTACGGGAAAAATTCAGCCATGAAAAGCTCGTAAAATCCCTCCTGAACCTGGGGGCCAGTTTATGGACCTCCGAGAATGTGGCCTCAGAGGTTGCAAGGTCTGTCTACAATGGAATAACCACCAAGGAGATAAAGATCCTGGTCTACGACTCCCTCAGAAAGGTGGATGAGGAACTGGCAGATCGTTACCTTGCAGCCAACAGACTCAGGGTGAGGACATCAAGGGATAAGATAGAGACCTTTGACCAGAAGAAGATAGAGGACAACCTCATAAGGGAGACTGGCGCCTCAGAGGATGTTGCAAGGGAAATCGCCACCGAGGTCTGGAGGGAGCTCAAGAAACTGAACGTGGAATACCTCACAGCCCCCATGATAAGGGAGGTTGTTAACACAAAGCTCATAGAGCACGGCCTTGAGACCCTCAGGAAGAGGTACACACGTCTCGGGATCCCGGTCTACAACATCACAAACCTCATAGAGAACGGCTCCAGGGACAACGCCAACATGATCCACAACCCTGAAACCGTCCACAAGTACGTGGCTGATGAGGCCCTCAAACAGTACACACTCCTCCACATACTCCCCTCCAGGCTCGCAGACGCCCACATGTCAGGTGACATACACATCCATGACCTCGAATTCTTCGCTGCACGGCCACTTAACTGCCTGCAGCACGATCTCCGGCTATTCATAAGGCACGGGCTCCGGGTTGACGGTACAGGGGACCACACATCAGTTGCAGGACCACCAAAGCACCTGGAGACCCTCATGAACCATGCAGGGGAGATAATGCTGGCATCCCAGCAGAACATGTCCGGCGGCCAGGCCATGAGCCTCTGGAACGTCTTCGTGGCACCCTTCGCCTCAGGGCTGTCCTATGAGAAGATCAAACAGGCGGTCCAGATGTTCATATTCAACCTCAACATGGCCTACGCTGCAAGGGGAAGTCAGGTACCATTCACAAGCATAAACCTGGAGTTCGGGGTCCCGGAGTTCCTTGAGGACGAACCAGCCTATGGGCCCCGCGGGGAGTATGCTGGTGTATACGGTGACTTCGCTGAGGAGGCAAGGCTCCTCACAAGGGCCTTCACCGAGGTCCTCCTCGAGGGTGATGCCGATGGGAAGCCCCACCTCTTCCCCAACACCATATACTCCCTCCGGAGGGAGACCTTCAGGGGGGAATTCGATGAGGAACTGAGCCTGGTCCATGAACTGGCATCCAAGTACGGGACAGCCTACTTCATAAACATGCTGGCGGATTACAGGGGCAAGATGGCAAACTACATGGGCTGCCGTACGAGCCTTGCAGATAACTGGACAGGTGACTGGGAGAAGGACTGCCTCAGGACAGGAAACCTTGCCTACATAACCCTCAACCTCCCCAGGATAGCCTACCAGTCACGGGATGATGATGAACTATTCGAGTACCTTGATGAGTACATTGACATGGCGGTTGAGGTGCTCAGGATAAGGAGGAGCCAGGCTCAGAGATGCCTGGACGACTACCACCTGCTCCCATTCCTCTCCCAGGAGATAGACGGTGAGAGGTACTACCGTATAGAGAATGCGACAATGAGCTTCGGATTCACGGGACTCAATGAGATGCTCGAGTACCACCTTGGGGCAGGTATACAGAGCCCTGAAGCCAACAGGTTCGGCCTGAGGGTCATAGAGCACATAAATGAACGTGCAGCTGAACTCAAAAAGGAGACAGGATGGCGGTGGAGTGTCCTCCAGACACCTGCAGAGTCCACAGCCCACAGATTCGCAATGCTGGACCATGAGCATTACCCTGAGGAGGCTGTGCTCCAGGGCACCGAGGGGGCATACTACTACACCAACTCCAGCCACACACCCGTGAATGCAGAGGTGGACCTTGTTGAGAAGATAAGGATCGAGGAGAAGTACCACCCGCTGACACCCGGCGGGCACATATTCAATGCATGGCTGGGTGAGGCGAAACCTGACCCAGCAGCCCTTGAGGGTCTCACCAGGAGGATCTGCAGGAGGAGTGACATAGGATTCTGGGCGTACAGCAATGCCCTGAGCTTCTGCCTGAGGTGCAAGACCCTCATGAGGGGTCTGCAGGATTCCTGTGCACGCTGCGGCGAGAGGGATGAGGTTGAGTGGTATGACAGGATCACAGGTTACGTACAGCAGGTGGGCCGTGCCAAGTCCTCAAGCGGTGGCTGGAACAGGGGTAAACAGCAGGAACTTCTTGATAGACGAAGAATAGACCTCTGAGTTTAATATGGTCAGCCACTAACTGAATCTCTCTTATTTTTGCCGGTATGCCGATAGCTAATTTCTCAGTTGAATGACAGAGAACAAACCAGTGCCTCAATTTTCAATATATATTAGAAGGTAGCCAGCCGTGACAGAATGAAAAATAGGAGAGAAGCTGGAGAACCACTGGGAGGATTCAATCTTCAGGGAACCTCACAGGAACGGTCTGGGACTCTGATGAGCCACCGAATCCATGTGCTATCATGGTGTGCCTTCCTGCACCGCCTGCCACAACGAGAACAACATCAGCGGGGCTCCTGGTTATATGGACCATGCCATCCACAATGAGACCCTCATCCAGCTTCCTCCCCCCACGGTCAGCCATCTCTGCAGGTACAACGGCCCCCTCATGGATATAGTTTTTAACATCATCCCGTGTCCATCCATGGGATGCAAGTGTCTCTGCATGTTCCGGGCTCATAATCACAAGGAGCTCCCCAGGGACGTGGCTGTTGTTACAGCCGGCGGTGGAAGCTGTATGGATTATGGTGTCAAGGAGGTCCTCGGGCCTCTGGCTACGGTGGTCATTCACGTTATGGGGAGCCTCAACCCCCAGGAGGGTCACAGCACTATCCTCCCCTGATAGGCCCCTCTCAACGTGTAAAGGTTCCCAGGGGCTCTCCTCCTCATTCTCTGCAAGGCAGTAGGTGTACTTTGCAGGGGACCCCATGGTGGCATGGTCCCCAACACCGGGCACAGCCCCGGCTATGTTCATGAGGCAGAGCCTCAGTGCACGCCCAAGGCTTGCACCTGGAAGGTTTCCAGGTCCAAGGCACCCTGCCCCGGAATTGAAGTTCAGATCCCTGACCACGGGTCCGTTGACCACCACCGCGACTGATACAGGATGGGTCGTGGCGTTTATACCTGCAAGGTTGAATTCATCCCTTCCGATACCCTCAATGCATGATTCAAGGAGCGGCATCATCTGGGGTATGCAGCCAGCCATGACAGCATTAACAGCCACCTTCTCCACAGTCGCAATCCCCATCCTGGGGGGTAACGTCGCTATGACATCCCCGGGTTTTCTGGCTGTGTACCTGTAGAATTTCTCCACACGTCCCCTTGTGGGGGGTATGATGGGGAGACCATCGGTCATCCTCTTCTCATAGAACTCAAGGCTGACCCTCTCAGGGTCGGGGTCTACCATGACCTTCATATCCTCCTCTGATGAACCGCAGAGCCTGTTATCGTCCAGAAGGTCATCTATGAGGCATCCGCAGGATTTGTCAATTTTAACCAAACTATCACCTCAGATGGTCCACTATGGCGGGCATAATCTTCCTGGCCTTCCTGAGGATCTCCTCAGTTTCCAGTCCAGCCACTGGATGTTCTATCTCAACTATCCGGAGGCCCGGCATCCCATGGGCGGCTGCAAGTTTCTCTGCATATTCCCTGAAAGTGTCTGAACAGATGGAGATTGTTGGAACCCCCATACCCTCAAGACGAATCGCGTCAAGGATCACCCAGGTTGTGCAGGAGCCGCAGTCACCCAGGGCGAGTATGCAGAGGTCCCCCTCCCCGGCCCTGTTTATCTGGTCCTCTGATGCAGGCGCACCGGCAGGTTTCTCAGACCACAGGAACCTTAAACCTTCAAGGGAGGACTCAACAGCCTCAAGTATGGTTCTGGCCCCGGGTTTGGTGTTGTCGAGGAGTGAAACTGTCTTAACTTCACCCACCCGGTTGACCGGCATCTCATCCATGCATGTATCTGCCAGAGGGTCCATCACATCCCTTTCAACAATCCTGACCTTCATTTCAGGCCTCCAGTCTTAGCCTCCTTATCACGAAGTCCCTCTCAAGTGAGAGGAGGAATGAAGCCGCCCTTGGCCCCATCTTCTTACCTATGAGGACCCTGTATATTGCCTGGAATGCCTTCTGGGGTTTAAGTCCATGCCTTCGGAGTATGCTGTACATCTCGTCGTGGAGTTCCTCGGCGCTCATCTCCCGGGACTCCATGAGGTCCGCAACGTCCTGAAGGAATTTCAGCTGTGGCTCTGATAATTCAACATCCGGGAGCTCCTCCTGAACCTGGAACTTGACGAATTCAGGGGCATAGAGTCTCAACCAGTTTTTAACGTTCTCTATACGCTCATTCAGCTGTTCGAGCTGTTTATCTGTGAGCTGATCCAGTTCAAGGTCCATTAACTCCTCTGGAAGCTGTGAGTTTCTCCTGAGGATATCATAGAGCCTTTCAGGGTCATCACCCGCGATCTGGCAGGCAACCGTCATGAAGCGGTAGGAGGGCCTGAGGGGTAGATCGAATTCCTCTATCATTGAAACCCTGTAGATGTTCCTGAGCTTCTGTTCCTCCTTTTCTGATGCAGCATCCTCCATCCCATAGTAGATCCTCTCTGTCCGGTCGAACTGGTCCATCAGGTCAAGGAAGGGCATGTCCGGGTTGAAATCCTTGTGCTTCATGGGCTTGCTCCTGAATATGAAGTAGTTGAGGCTCTCAGGGGGTCCTATCTCAAGCCACTGGCCCGGTGTGAAGAAGACACCCCTTGACTTGGACATGGCCTCACCCCGGAGGGTTATCCACTCGTAGGGAACAGGGTAGGGTGCAGGATAGTCAAATATCTCCTCGGATATGATGCTGCTGACGTCATAGGAACCGCCACTTGCTGCATGGTCCTTACCGAAGGGTTCACAGGTGACGCCGAGGATCTTCCACCTTGCAGCCCACTCAACTCTCCAGGTGAGTTTACCGAGCCCTGATTTTATATCCATCTCCCCATCGAAGCCGCATTCGCACCGGTACCTGACGGTATCCCCACTAAAGTCATAGGCCTCCGTCGTGTTCACGCGGCCACACTTCTCACAGATCGGGTTGTAGGGTAGCCAGTCATCCCGCAGGGGCCTGTCCCTGAACCTGTTGAATATTTCCCTTATCTCAGGGGCCCTTTCAAGGGATGTTCTTATGTAGTCATTGTAGAGGCCCTCGGTGTACATACGGGCCCCGGAGTAGTGTTCGACGCCTATCCTGAACCTTTCAAGGGCCTCCAGGAAGGGCCTCTGGAAGTGTTCGACGAAGC is a window from the Methanothermobacter thermautotrophicus str. Delta H genome containing:
- the polC gene encoding DNA polymerase II large subunit — translated: MDYFNELERETERLYEIARKARARGLDVSTTPEIPLAKDLAERVEGLVGPEGIARRIKELEGDRGREEVAFQIAAEIASQAVPDDDPEEREKLADQALRTALAILTEGVVAAPLEGIARVRIKENFDKSRYLAVYFAGPIRSAGGTAAALSVLIADYIRLAVGLDRYKPVEREIERYVEEVELYESEVTNLQYSPKPDEVRLAASKIPVEVTGEPTDKVEVSHRDLERVETNNIRGGALLAMVEGVIQKAPKVLKYAKQLKLEGWDWLEKFSKAPKKGEGEEKVVVKADSKYVEDIIGGRPVLAYPSEKGAFRLRYGRARNTGLAAMGVHPATMELLQFLAVGTQMKIERPGKGNCVVPVDTIDGPVVKLRNGDVIRIEDAETASRVRSEVEEILFLGDMLVAFGEFLRNNHVLMPAGWCEEWWIQTILSSPKYPGDDPLNLSYYRTRWNELEVSAGDAFRISEEYDVPLHPRYTYFYHDVTVRELNMLREWLNTSQLEDELVLELRPEKRILEILGVPHRVKDSRVVIGHDDAHALIKTLRKPLEDSSDTVEALNRVSPVRIMKKAPTYIGTRVGRPEKTKERKMRPAPHVLFPIGKYGGSRRNIPDAAKKGSITVEIGRATCPSCRVSSMQSICPSCGSRTVIGEPGKRNINLAALLKRAAENVSVRKLDEIKGVEGMISAEKFPEPLEKGILRAKNDVYTFKDATIRHDSTDLPLTHFTPREVGVSVERLRELGYTRDCYGDELEDEDQILELRVQDVVISEDCADYLVRVANFVDDLLERFYDLERFYNVKTREDLVGHLIAGLAPHTSAAVLGRIIGFTGASACYAHPYFHSAKRRNCDSDEDSVMLLLDALLNFSKSYLPSSRGGSMDAPLVLSTRIDPEEIDDESHNIDTMDMIPLEVYERSFDHPRPSEVLDVIDNVEKRLGKPEQYTGLMFSHNTSRIDEGPKVCLYKLLPTMKEKVESQITLAEKIRAVDQRSVVEGVLMSHFLPDMMGNIRAFSRQKVRCTKCNRKYRRIPLSGECRCGGNLVLTVSKGSVIKYLEISKELASRYPIDPYLMQRIEILEYGVNSLFESDRSKQSSLDVFL
- a CDS encoding preprotein translocase subunit Sec61beta, which encodes MAKKDKKTLPPSGAGLVRYFEEETKGPKLTPEQVVVMSIILAVFCLVLRFSG
- the purB gene encoding adenylosuccinate lyase, with amino-acid sequence MAIHPVEFRYGTPEMRVIWEAENKLQKMLDVEAALAQAEGELGIIPAEAASEIVRKASTEFVTLERVNEIERDTKHDIASLVKALAEQCEGDAGEYVHFGATSNDIVDTSNSLLLRDSISVLRDKLTRVLEVLLALADENRDRVCIGRTHGQHALPTTYGMKFAIWADEIHRQLERLDACSERLCVGMMTGAVGTTAALGEEGLEVHERVSEILGLRPVLISNQVVQRDNHAEFIMVLANIATTLDKIALEIRNLQRTEIMEVGEKFDPEKQVGSSTMPHKMNPITAERICGIARVIRSYVVAALENNPLWHERDLTNSSSERIILPEACILTDYILKLTLDVLCNLVFYPENIKRNLEFTGGLIMAERLMAELTRRGMGRQTAYAAVRQCAIEASRTGRSLRDVVLERSEIMDYLTVEDLEEIMNPETYIGSARRMVERVLEESQKWL
- the nrdD gene encoding anaerobic ribonucleoside-triphosphate reductase, yielding MPTKAETCVLKNNGVREKFSHEKLVKSLLNLGASLWTSENVASEVARSVYNGITTKEIKILVYDSLRKVDEELADRYLAANRLRVRTSRDKIETFDQKKIEDNLIRETGASEDVAREIATEVWRELKKLNVEYLTAPMIREVVNTKLIEHGLETLRKRYTRLGIPVYNITNLIENGSRDNANMIHNPETVHKYVADEALKQYTLLHILPSRLADAHMSGDIHIHDLEFFAARPLNCLQHDLRLFIRHGLRVDGTGDHTSVAGPPKHLETLMNHAGEIMLASQQNMSGGQAMSLWNVFVAPFASGLSYEKIKQAVQMFIFNLNMAYAARGSQVPFTSINLEFGVPEFLEDEPAYGPRGEYAGVYGDFAEEARLLTRAFTEVLLEGDADGKPHLFPNTIYSLRRETFRGEFDEELSLVHELASKYGTAYFINMLADYRGKMANYMGCRTSLADNWTGDWEKDCLRTGNLAYITLNLPRIAYQSRDDDELFEYLDEYIDMAVEVLRIRRSQAQRCLDDYHLLPFLSQEIDGERYYRIENATMSFGFTGLNEMLEYHLGAGIQSPEANRFGLRVIEHINERAAELKKETGWRWSVLQTPAESTAHRFAMLDHEHYPEEAVLQGTEGAYYYTNSSHTPVNAEVDLVEKIRIEEKYHPLTPGGHIFNAWLGEAKPDPAALEGLTRRICRRSDIGFWAYSNALSFCLRCKTLMRGLQDSCARCGERDEVEWYDRITGYVQQVGRAKSSSGGWNRGKQQELLDRRRIDL
- a CDS encoding UGSC family (seleno)protein translates to MKVRIVERDVMDPLADTCMDEMPVNRVGEVKTVSLLDNTKPGARTILEAVESSLEGLRFLWSEKPAGAPASEDQINRAGEGDLCILALGDCGSCTTWVILDAIRLEGMGVPTISICSDTFREYAEKLAAAHGMPGLRIVEIEHPVAGLETEEILRKARKIMPAIVDHLR
- the lysS gene encoding lysine--tRNA ligase encodes the protein MKHWIERIADELKERDVEEHVVASGTSISGSIHIGNSCDVFIASSIAKSLKKDGFKSRTVWIADDHDPLRKVPYPLPESYEKYLGVPYSMIPCPEGCCESFVEHFQRPFLEALERFRIGVEHYSGARMYTEGLYNDYIRTSLERAPEIREIFNRFRDRPLRDDWLPYNPICEKCGRVNTTEAYDFSGDTVRYRCECGFDGEMDIKSGLGKLTWRVEWAARWKILGVTCEPFGKDHAASGGSYDVSSIISEEIFDYPAPYPVPYEWITLRGEAMSKSRGVFFTPGQWLEIGPPESLNYFIFRSKPMKHKDFNPDMPFLDLMDQFDRTERIYYGMEDAASEKEEQKLRNIYRVSMIEEFDLPLRPSYRFMTVACQIAGDDPERLYDILRRNSQLPEELMDLELDQLTDKQLEQLNERIENVKNWLRLYAPEFVKFQVQEELPDVELSEPQLKFLQDVADLMESREMSAEELHDEMYSILRRHGLKPQKAFQAIYRVLIGKKMGPRAASFLLSLERDFVIRRLRLEA